The sequence CAACAAACACTAAGATAGTAATTCCTAAAATAAGTAGCTTAATTGTCAGACCAATAGCAGTTGCGGCTCGACTAATTTCCCCTCCCAGACGATTGATTAAATCGCCAACCTTCATCTTGGCATAATAATCTATGTCTATTTCTAATAATATTTTTAATCCAGTTTCTCGCATATCTGACATCAGTCTTCTGGTTAAAGAACTCGATGCTAATGTACTAGTGTATGTAGCTAAATTTTTGAGAAAAATAGTAAATATAATTACCCCAGCCATGACCGTGAGCCGATAATTTTCTGGAACCTGATCAAAGGGAGTCATAATTGCTTTCAAAATACCTGGGGCTTTGCTTAAATCTGCTTGTTCACCCACAATTTTTAAAACTATCGGCACAATTAATGCGGTGCTGACACCGTTAAATAAACCTCCAGAAAATCCCAAGACTATCGTCAGAATTATTAAACCCGGGTACGGTTTAGCAAATTTTAATATTAGTTTCCTAGTAGACATAAGTTATTTTGATAAAAATTAGTTCATTATTATAATTTTTACAAGCGAGCAATTACCGAATCCAAATTAATAGCCATCGCCTCGATACTATATTTTTCTATACATCTTTTTCTAGCTTTTATCCCTTGAGCATTTGCTAAATCTAAGTTTTGAAATATCAATTGAATTTTGTCGGCGATTTGTTCAGGACAATTAGGTTCAACTAAATAACCAGTGTCACCTAAAATTTCGGGAATATCTCCTACAAATGTTGATAACACAGGTTTAGCCATCGCCATTCCATCTGTTAGTTTCAAAGGAAATTGAGCGCGGGTTTCTGGTGTATCTCGTTGCGGTACAACAATAATATGAGCAGCAGCTATCACATCAGGCATTATATCTGCAGGATAATTAGGAAGCTTAATGATCCAGTGTCCCCATTTTTGTGTCAGTTGTTCATCATAATTATCATAGGGACTACCACCAACAATTACTAGTTTTAAATCTGGTTGATTAATTTTATCTAGGGCGATGAGGACATCTTCTAAACCTTTATAAGGTCTAGGTGCTCCAGGAAACATTAAGACTCGATATGCTGATAAACCATAGCGATTTCTACTTGCATCAGCATCATATCGAGTGGGATCAAATAAAGAAGTATCTTTACCGTTGGGAACAAAAATACCCCCAAAACGCTGCTGTAAAAAGTTAGTATGTACCGTGACGGCGTTGGCTTGTTTCACTAATTTTTCCATCCATTGTAAATATAAAGGATGATTAGGTAATGTCAAAGCACCACCTTTTTTTAGTAAATCTCTAGCTAGCTGTTTCCAGGTAAAATCATAATGCCATTTGTCGCCACCATGCCAACTAAGTTCCCAGTCATCTATGTCTAAAATTATGGGTTTTCCGGTGTACAACTTTTTCAAAAGCCCTACGCCAAAACTTGCTGGTTGTGGTTTGATTGCATAAATAATATCTCCATTGATTAATTGCAAAATTTTACTAACGGATAGAAAAAAGCTGGGATAAGTTGAGCCTTTGATAGCGTGTATTTTAGCATCATGAGGAATTGCTCTATATAATTCATTGCCAAACAAAAAACCGATAATATCTACTTGATGTCCTAATTTGTTTAGAGCTTTTTGAAGCAAAGATGCGCGCACAAAGCCATCATTAGTAGATAAATTCCAGACGAGCAATGATATTTTTAAATGTTTTTTCATGACCGCTGGGTTTCTTCTTGATAAATCATTTGGTACGCCAGGGATTTGTTACCTGATTTGGTAAAAATAATTGAGCCAGTTGATCAAATATTTTTGTATATAATGAACGGCTAATATCTTTAGCGTATTGAGGTCTATAAGGATAGGTACAGTGGAGTACTTTAATTTCTCCCTCAATATTGTATGAATCTTTCCATTTACTCAAATAGTTGTAGTTTGCTGGTAGAATTTTGATGAGCGGTTTTACAGATGCGATCGCAGCTGCAAAAGCACCCTGATCTCGCAGCAGTAATTTATCTTGGTTTTTGGTAACTACATTAAAGTAATCTTGAAACTTTGCAAAAAAGTCTTGAGTTGTCGGTGTTTTTTTAAAAGCAATAAAACCACCATTATACTGAATACTATCTTCCTGGAGCGGTAGCCCTAGAGCTTGTAAAGTCGGTAAAACATGAGGTAAATTTTCTTGTTGATTTCCTCGCAATAAATTTGTAGCTTTTGCAATTACAGGTTGAACATCTTTGGTTAACAACAAATCAAATTTATCTAGATCTTCAAACACATCATTAATATCCGTAAGTAAGCAAATATCCGCATCTAAAAAAATAGTTTTATCAAATTCAGAAGCTGTAAATAAAGAAATTTTCGCTAGCCGCGATGCTAAAACCGTATTTTCATGTTTGGGTGCTGGCTTTAAAATTACATTTTTAAAAGCTCTGAGCAAGGGATAAAAAATGCGAGGAACTCGGTCAATTAAAATAATTATCGGTTCTTGGTGGAATTTTCTAATTGCTGCCAAAAAATGTATACAATCTTGCAAGGAATAAATTCCTGTCAAAATTGTCATAAAACCTCTAGTTTTTGTCACCATAAAAAGTAAATTTATGATTATTAATGGCTGGAATGACTTTCATCAATTAACTAATAATTAAATTATCTCAATTTATATGATGCTTTAGGATTTTCCCTATAGTAATTCTACGGGAAATTATATTCCTTTTCATGGTTATTTTACGAATTAACAGTATTAATACTGAGCAAACAGTAAGTATATATATTTGGCTTATCTGAAATTAAAACTTTCATTTATTAGAAAATTTATTCATAAAAAAACTAACAGCATAATTCTGTTAGTTTAATATTAATATTTCGGCTAATTAATTTTAACCAAATTCATAACATAGAAATTTAGACTAGTAAAAAAACTACCAGTCAACTAATTGAACTTGTCCTGTTTGGATAGAATCAAAAACGCGATTAATTTGGCGACGTTCTTCAGTACTAATATCACCATGATTAAAGATAGTAGCAGTGAGTAAACTATGGTCTTGGCGACTCATACTTCCTGAGATGAGGATGCGGTCTACAATGCGCTTGGCAGTTATTTCAGCTTGATTAACTGGCTGGTAGATGGAAGATTCGTAGTTCATATTTCTCCTGTAGATGATGCAACTGATGATGAAAAAAAATGTGCTTAACTTTTTGTAAAAAGCAGCCACATAAAAGTTTTTACTTATTGATTTTGGCTGATTAGAACAAATGTTATTGCTCCCCGGTAGCAAATTTTCTTAGCACAAGGGGAACAAAAAAGACCAAAATTAATCTAGCTTTGCCTTTGCGCTTGTTTCCAGAGAAATTTTACTGATTATATTTGTCAGGTTCAAAAGCTTTTTACTATGATTACCGTAAAATTACGGTTGTGTATGACTATATCTAATGATCAATAACAGCTATAATGAACAAAACATGAGCGCTTTATGTAGCTAGTGCCTATCTACTGGGACGGAATGTTATCGATAAATACCACACTTACTTGTAGAGAAAGCGAAAGTAATGGAAGTTATTCGTCTTCAAGCACTCGCGGACAACTATATATTCCTGCTATATGACAGCACACTTAACATCGCAGCGGTTGTTGATCCAGCCGAGGCTGAACCAGTACTCCAGCAACTTACACAATTAAATGCAGATTTAGTAGCGATTTTTAATACACACCACCATCGAGATCACGTGGGTGCAAATCTGCAACTTATCGAAAAGTTTCCCCAACTCACAGTCTATGGTGGTTCTGAGGATCGAGGTAGAATTCCTGGACAGCAGGTGTTTCTGGATGATGGCTCCCGTGTCCAGTTTGCTGATAGGATTGTCGAAGTTTTCTTTGTTCCAGGTCATACCCGCGCCCACATAGCGTATTATTTTCCCCCAAAACAGGCGGGTGAGATGGGAGATTTATTCTGTGGTGATACCTTGTTTGCGGGCGGTTGTGGTCGCTTAATGGAGGGGACACCAACACAAATGGTAAATTCTTTAGAGAAACTGCGTGCTTTACCGGATAATACGCAGGTTTGGTGTGCTCATGAATATACTTTAAAAAATTTACAATTTGCTTTGACCGTTGATGGTAGTAATACTGAGTTGCAAAAGCGCTACCATGAAGTGCAAGCTTACCGTCGTCAAGGGGAAGCGACTGTTCCCTCGCTTTTAGGTGTGGAAAAACTGACAAATCCTTTTCTGCGTTGGGAGCAGCCGTCATTACAATTAGCTGTCAACAGTCATGACGCAGTACAAACCTTTGCTCGGATACGAGGATTGAAGGATAAATTTTAGTTATCTCAAAAATGCCGTATGTCCTACGCTTCCGCTTTTTCTCCTAACTACAGCACTGCGAGAAATCGTTTTTGCACTGCGGCGCAGTCCTTGGGGTGTCGTCTGGAGACATACCCAATTGAGCAGAATGGTTCTGATGGGGAGGAATTATCGATTGATGTGGCGATGGTGGGGAGTCCGCACCCACAACAAATAGTAGTTGTTTCTAGTGGATTGCACGGTGTTGAGGGTTTTTTCGGCTCTGCAGTTCAGTGCGCCTTGCTAGAGGAGCATTTGGTTGATTGGAGTGCCACCCAAGGTATAGGATTAGTATTATTACATGCTTTAAATCCTTATGGTTTTGCGTGGCGCAGGCGGTGGAATGAGGACAATGTTGATCTTAACCGGAATTTTTTGCTACCTGGGGAAGAATATCGGGGTAGTCCAGAAAAGTACCATGATTTGAATTGGTTGTTTAATCCGACTTCACCACCATCTCGTTTTGAACCGTTTTTAATCAAAGCGATCGCTACTATTGTCCGTCATGGCATCACTTCTTTAACAGAAACTTTGCCGGTGGGGCAGTATGATTTTCCCCAAGGGCTATTTTTTGGTGGACATCGCCCCTCAAAAACTTATGAAATTCTCCAAGCGAATCTAACTCGCTGGATTGGTGAAGCCACAAATGTAGTCCACATCGACTTCCACACCGGACTGGGTAAAAAAGCCACCTATCAACTTTTCATTGATGACCCCCCAGATTCAGCAGCAACCCAATGGTTGCGTGAGAATTTTGGTCATCAAATCGTTACACCAGACAAACTCAAGGGTAATGCTTACAAAATTCGCGGGGGTTTAGGAAGTTGGTGTCAGGCGATGTTTCCTCAGTGCAATTATCACTTTCTCACAGCGGAGTTTGGCACTTATCCTGTGCTCCAGGTGGTCGAAGCATTGAGAGCAGAAAACCGTGCTCATTTTTTTGCACCACCACATCACCCATCCCCAGAATGGACGCGCCAGCGACTGGTGGAAGTGTTTGTACCTGCAGATTTGGCTTGGCGGGAAGCAGTGGTATCCCAAGGCTTGGATTTGGTCGCCAGAGCGATTGAGGCTTTGGGAGCAAGAGCGATCGCTTAAGCTAAACTTTATAGTGGCGAATAGTTGCGATCGCCCCCCGCCTTTCGCTACGATCTGTAAGCTTTAGGGTATGGGCAAAGCTACTTGGGACACAGCTACATTCATGTGAGCTACCCTGCTGAAACCCAAGTTAATGAGATTCTACAGGAAAAACGAAAAAAATGGCGAAACGGATACAGTTAGTTTTAAATCAGGACGTCAGCAAACTAGGAAAATTGGGCGACTTAGTAGAAGTAGCTCCCGGTTATGCTCGCAATTATCTGATACCCCAAAAATTGGCAACTCATGCAACTCCCGGTATTCTCAAGCAAGTAGAACGCCGCAGAGAACAAGAACGTCAACGTCAATTAGAACTCAGACAACAAGCCTTGGAACAAAAAGCCGCTCTCGAACAAGTCAGCAGCTTAAAAATCGCCAAGCAGGTTGGTGAAAACGAAGCAATTTTCGGTACCGTCACCAGCCAAGATGTTGCAGATGCAATTAAAGCCGCTACCAGCCAAGAAGTTGACCGTCGGGGAATCACCATCCCAGATATTAACCATCTGGGTACTTACAAAGCAGAGATTAAACTGCATTCTGATGTGACTGCAGAAGTGAATATCGAAGTCGTCGCTAGCTAATTATCGTTTGATTTTGACCCCAGCCGTCCTCAAGGGCGGCCCAGGGTAAACCGTTCACGAATTGTGGTAATTAACTGCTCAATACCAGTAGGTTTCTGGATGTAATAAAAGTGTGTGAATGAAGGTAAGAAAAGTTATAGAGCGTGATTTCCCAGGATTAGGAGCACGAATCAAACAGCATCGAGAAGCAGACAGACGTTCCCTAATTCAGCTTTGTGCTGAAATTGACATGACACCTGCTAACTGGTACAAAATCGAAAACGAAGAAACCAAGGTTTTACCCCTAGAAACCTTGCAGAAAATCGAAAGCGTTTTAGGACTGGACTTGGGAGTAAACCTCGATGGTTAATTCCGCAAACACTAACTATTACTTGTCGATTTTGGACTATAAGAATAATAGCGAAATCATCATCGTCCGTCCCAAATCGCAAATTTAATCCTTATGGCTGAAGAACTGAGTTTTCAAGGCGATGGTAGCGGTGCTCTACCACCCCAAAACATTGAAGCAGAAGAAGCGATTTTGGGGGGAATTTTATTAGATCCAGAAGCAATAGGGCGAGTGAGCGATCGCCTCATCGCCGACGCATTTTATATTAGCGCCCATAAAGAAATCTATCAAGCCGCTAAACAGCTACACACCCAAAGTAAACCCACAGACTTATTAACAGTAACTAGTTGGTTAGCTGACCATGATTTACTAACCCGCATCGGTGGAAGAAACAAATTAGCTACCCTCGTAGACCGCACCGTTTCTGCAGTCAACATCGACACCCTAGCAGTGTTAGTCATGGACAAATACCTGCGGCGACAATTAATTAAAGCAGGTAATGAAATTGTCCATCTTGGTTATCAAACCGAAACCGAATTACCAATAGTTCTTGACCAAGCAGAACAAAAAGTTTTTGGTGTCACTCAAGAGCGTCCCCAATCAGGATTAGTCCACATTTCTGACACCTTAGTCAACACTTATTCTGATATTGAAACTCGCCACCAAGGTATTGCTTTACCAGGAATTCCCTGTGGTTTTTATGATTTAGACTCCATGACTAGTGGCTTTCAGCGCTCTGATTTAATCATTGTTGCTGGTAGACCATCAATGGGAAAAACAGCATTTTGTTTGAATTTAGCAAATAACATTGCCGCAGGTTATAAACTCCCAGTTGCTGTTTTTAGTCTGGAAATGTCAAAAGAACAATTAGTGCAGCGATTATTAGCCAGCGAAGCGGGAATTGAAAGCGGCTATTTGCGGAGTGGACGCATCAGTCAAACCCAATGGGAACCTTTAAGCAGCGCCATTGCCAAACTTTCAGACATGCCGATTTATATTGACGATACCCCGAATATTACCGTCACTCAAATGCGTAGTCAAGCGCGAAGATTGCAAGCAGAAAAAGGCATGGAACTCGGATTAATTGTGATTGATTATTTGCAATTAATGGAAGGTGGCGGTGATAATCGTGTCCAAGAATTATCAAAAATTACCCGCTCTTTAAAAGGTTTAGCTAGAGAATTAGCTGTCCCAGTCATTGCTTTATCGCAATTGAGTCGAGGTGTAGAAGCGCGGACTAACAAGCGCCCAATGTTGTCAGATTTGCGTGAAAGCGGCAGTATTGAGCAAGATGCAGATTTAGTAATTATGTTGTACCGTGAAGAATATTACAATCAAGACACTCCCGATCGCGGTGTCGCCGAAGTCATAGTAGCAAAACACCGTAACGGCCCCACAGGTACTGTTAAACTATTATTTGATCCACAGTTTACCAAGTTTAAAAATTTAGCAAGACCAGGTAATTATTAAAAACTTCTACACCACAAAAAATGATGTAGAAGAAACATTAATTATGAGTGAAGTATTCCAGTTGCCAAGTTCCATGTTCACCGCAAAAATATATAGTAACTGGTGCACTGATTAGAGGCTGAATCACCATACCAGTAACCCTCTTGCTGACAAGCTCTATCTATTTCACTTGTCCAGATTAATGGAGCGAACAACTTTCCAAAACCAAACAATAGAAAGTTGAGCACCACAAAAGCGAAGATAGCACCAAACCAATTGGTTCCTTGCTCTTCCATCGTCTACCTCCTTAGTTATTTTCATTGCATATCTTATGAATGGCAACTAAATAATTAATTGCTAACTTCAGAATATGTAAAACTCGTTTTAAACACAGCCACTATTTCTGCTGTGATCAGTTCAGAAATCAGCAGAAAAAATTGCACTTTTGTGCATATGCTGATGGAAGCATCTGTGCTCATTACCCCTTCAGCAGCAAAAACTAAATCTGAAACCAAGCAGTCAAAGCCACAGCCAAAGCATCCGCAGCATCATCAGGACGGGGAATCTCATCTAAATCTAGTTCCCGCGCTACTGCTTCTTGGACTTCGAGTTTCTCCGCATTACCATATCCCGTCAAAGCTTGTTTAATTTGCGCTGGCGTAAATTCCACATAAGGGAGACGATGCTGGCCTAACACCAGCATGAGTACACCACGAGCCTGTGCCACTAAAATAGTACTTGACATACGATAGAAGAACAACTTCTCGATCGCTACCAAATCTGGTTGCAATTCAGTTATCAGGGTATGTAAATCATCGAACAAGGTACACAGTCGCTGTCCCATTTCGGCATTTGCAGGTGTGCTAATCACCCCAAAATCCAGCATATTCACGGTTGTATCTTGTATCTTGGCTTCATTTTTTTTGCAGGTAATGAGTCCGAACCCTAAAATTGCTAGTCCCGGATCTAATCCCAAAATTCGTGTTTCCATTAAATTAACATTTACCAAAGTAGAGTATTGTTCCACTGGGAGCACTAGCGGCTTTGAGGATCGGCTCAAAAATGAACGAGACGGGAAAATTTAATCATTCCACATTTGGTGTTCAAACCAAGTAGTGTACATTTTCTGTTAATTATTGTTTTTACCATTGCTCCAAACTAGGTATGTCAATCGGTTTTCTCAGACAAGCCCTCAACGCACTGCAAAAGCGATCGCGCAATCGCACTTCCCATCGGGTTAACCAGTGGTTCAAATGGCTATCTCCTGGATTATCAGTCAAACGTTGGCTGCTAATCAGTGTTGGGGGTGTAATATTGGCGAGTCTGGGGTTAGCTATTTGGATTAAGCTGACCCCGATTTTTTGGACAATAGAGTTGCTCAGAGAGTTACTGGGAGCGATCGCTAATATCTTACCCAACTATATCAGCGGCCCTCTGGTGGTACTGTGCGGTTTATTATTGCTCCTTTGGGGTCAAACACGCACCGTCGGTTCTATTACTAAAGTACTTCGACCAGAAGGAGGAGAAGAAGAACTCATAGATGTCTTACTCGCCCATCGGCGATTATACCGAGGGCCGAAAATAGTCGTTATTGGCGGTGGGACAGGTCTTTCGACTTTACTGCGAGGATTAAAAACCTCCAGCGCGAATATTACGGCGATCGTTACCGTCGCCGATGATGGTGGGTCTTCGGGGCGATTACGTCAAGAATTTGGTGTTCTCCCTCCAGGTGATATCCGCAACTGTCTAGCAGCGTTAGCAGATGAAGAAAAGCTGTTAACAGAATTATTTCAATACCGTTTCCGAGCTGGAGACGGATTGACTGGACACAGTTTTGGTAACTTGTTTTTAACGGCCATGAGTGATATCACTGGAGACTTAGAGCGAGCTGTTGCTGCTAGCTCTAAAGTTTTAGCTGTGCGGGGACAAGTTTTACCCGCAACTCTCAGCGATGTTCGTCTCTGGGCTGAATTGGCTGATGGTCGCCGGATTGAAGGCGAATCTAATATTCCCAAAGCTGGGGGGAAAATTACCAAAGTTGGCTGTATACCCGCCAATCCGCCCGCTTTACCAGCCGCAATTAAGGCCATTAAAGAAGCTGACTATATTATCATCGGCCCTGGAAGCCTCTACACTAGCTTAATTCCTAATTTGTTAGTACCAGAAATTGCTGATGCGATCGCCCAAACAACATCACTCCGCATCTATATCTGCAATATCATGACCCAACCTGGGGAAACCGAGGGTTATAGCGTCGCTGACCATATCCGCGCCATCGACGCCGCAGTGGGAAACAGAAGGTTATTTGATGCTGTGCTAGTACATAAAAAATCGCCTTCAGTGAAATCGCTCATCCGTTACGCTGAACAAAATTCCCACCCAGTTTTTTTAGATCGAGAAGCTGTCACCCAACTAGGGCGACGGATTGTCCCCGCTAATGTTTTATTTGAAGATGAAACAGGTTATGTACGTCACAATCCCCAAAAATTAGCGCGCGTATTGTTACGGTGGTACAGTGGAGCACATCATATTAAATGAATATTTTGCTCACAGATGCACAAGCAACTTTCAATTTGGGCTTAACTCTTGGTCGCACCCTCGCTGCTGGAAGCGTCATTCTCCTCACAGGCGATTTAGGCGCCGGTAAAACTACTTTAGTACAAGGTATTGGTCAAGGGTTGGGAATCACTGAACCAATTGTCAGTCCCACCTTTACTCTCATCAATGAGTATCTGGGTGGACGTCTTCCCCTTTATCATTTAGATTTATATCGCCTAGAACCACAAGAAGTTGTGGGCTTAAATTTAGAGACTTATTGGGAAGGTCTGGAAGTGGCGCCGGGAATTATGGCCATTGAGTGGGCAGAAAGATTACCTTATAAACCAGATAGTTATCTGAGTATATATTTGAGTTATCACCCTGGGGGCGATCGCCAAGCTGAAATTACCCCATTTAATAGCACTGCAGGACTAATATTTGATTTCTGAAAAAAATTCAGTCCACTTTTATTCCCTTGTTCCCTGTTCCCTAATCAAAGCTGACTGTTATATATAAATTTTCATGTAGAGACGTTGCCATAAACGTCTCTACACAGGTTGGAAAGAATGCAAAATTATTTTTCTACCGCACGGAAATGGAAAGTATGATTTATGCAACAGAGTAATTTACTAGCAAACTTTTATATCCAGCCTTTGGGCAAAAATACACAGCAAATCAGCTTCTATCTGCCGCTACCGCGCTCGTCTTCGTTACAGTAATTATTTAGCATTGTTATCTTTTTTATTCAAAAATTAATCAAAACCTGTTGACCTGGAGAAACATGACAGTTAGATTTACTAGCTGTATTACCAAAATCAGTAATTACTAGTATGAAAATTGCAGATTAACTCAAAACATCTAAATAACAGCAACTTATAAAAAGAAAAAATGCCAAATCTACCTCAGTCAAAACGAACGCTTACATCCCGCGTTCATCAAGCGGTTTTCTTGCCTAAAGTGGCAATTTATGATATTGAGATTGGCATACAGCTTTTTATAGGTAATATCTAGCAAAATGCCGATTTATTAATTACCTAAGTACACAAAAAATTAGGCACAGAGAATACCAGTTGCTGTAGAGAGTGAGAGGCGGAGGTTTTGAATCTGCTAACACTGTGTTTCTATTCGATTATCCTCTTGATGAGTTTGATAAATTGTCTGTTTGGTTACTTGTTGCTACTTTCTTAATTTTGTAAAAAATCATCTTCTTTTTATAAGAAACAAAAGATTACACTGATTAGTGTTAGGAAAAACATGTTTTCTTAATCTATAAATTAAGCATATATAAACTCTTTTTAATTGAAAACAGAGTTTTCACATAACTTACCTAGCTTAATTAATTTGCCGAATTTTCTATAATTGTGCAAATAAAAATTGCAGATAGTGGAATACCCATAGGTGGTCGGAAATCTTTAAAGGTATAGCATTTATGTATGAATTGTCTAACTTAATCTTTAACTTTATTTGTCTGTGCTAGATTCACAGCCAATCTAGATAAAAATGACATCAACAAATTAATGGTGATAGTTAAGCTTATCTAATTACAAAATAGAGAAAATTTTATATGTGTATATGTTGCTATTACTTAATTAAGGCTTACGTAATGTATGATAGTTGCGTATAAGCACTAGAATATCTGCGATTTACCCGAGATTTCTAGGATAATCAAATTTATAGCAGGGAACAGGGAATAGGGAAGAGAGAATTGGGAATAGAGATGATATTAATATCAATTCCCCAGTCCCTAATTCCTAGGGTATTTGCTAAGAAAAATTGAGAGCCTGACCCCGTACCGACTCATTTACTTGACCCTGATCATAGACAATTTCGCCACCAACGATGGTTTTGACAGCCCAGCCGGTGAGGTTCCAGCCTTCAAAAGGACTCCAACGACACTTAGTGAACAATTCTTCCCGCAGCACTGGGCGGTAAGTGTTTAAATCTACAAGCACTAAATCGGCGTCATAACCAGGGGCGATCGCGCCTTTGTTGGGGATACCATAAGCAACCGCTACAGCCTGAGACATCCAATGGACAACTTGAGCAATGGTACACTTTCCTTGCATCGCGGCTGTTAACATCAACGCCAGAGAAGTTTCCACCCCAGGCATTCCGGAGGGACTATGGGGATAGGGTTGGGCTTTTTCTGCTAAAGTGTGTGGTGCATGGTCAGTGGCGATGAAATCAATCACACCATCGCGTAAAGCTTGCCATAAAACTTCATTATCGTGGGGCGATCGCAATGGAGGATTCATCTGCGCCAAAGTCCCAATTTTTTCATAAGCGCTCGTATTCAGCAATAAATGCTGTGGAGTCACCTCGGCTGTCACCCAACTGGGTTTCTCTTGACGCAGTAAATCAGCTTCCTCTGCGGTTGACATATGCAGAATATGTAGCCGGCGTTGGTATTTTTGCGAAAGTTTTAAAGCCAGTTTAGTCGCCAGCAATGCGGCTTGATTGTCTTGAATTTGGGAATGGACTGCAGGATCATCAATACCAGAAAACTCCTGACGCCGCTGGCTAATTCTGGCTTGATCCTCCGCATGAACAGCAATTAAGCGACTCCCTTGAGCAAAAATCGCCTCTAACGCCGCCTCTTGGTCAACCAACAACTGACCGTGCATCGATCCCATGAAAATTTTAATTCCCGGTGTGGGCTTGGCTTGCAGCAAGTCTGGCAGATTATCGGCTGTTGCCCCGATAAAAAAGCCATAATTAACTAAGCACTTTTGGGCAGCGAGTTGTAGCTTATCATCTAAAGCTTGCTGGCTAGTGGTCAACGGGCGTGTATTCGGCATTTCCAGAAAAGAGGTGACTCCTCCTTTGGCGCAAGCCCGACTAGCGGTAGATAAATCTTCCTTGTATTCTAGTCCTGGTTCGCGGAAATGTACTTGTGGATCGATGACTCCTGGCAACAAAGTTAACCCTTGTGCGTCTATTTCAAGCGTGGGTGCGGTGGTAGTGACTGCTGGTGCGACTTCGACAATTTGGCGATCGCGCGTCAGCACATCCCCAACCATCAATTCACCATCAGGTAGAATTATGCGAGCGCGACGAATCAGTAAACTTTTTGGAGATGACATGTGGTTAAAAGCAGTAAGACACAGAGCTACGCATGACGGATAACTATCCTTTTAGGTTAAACTTGGTTGCGCTCTCTAGTCATAAATTTTGGTCACAAGTTAAAAAAAAGTGGATTATTAATTAACAAGACCCCTGTGAAAATGCCTAAATAATCAGAAAATCTAACTTCTCCCGTTAAGATTAAAAAATAAGGTTCCTCTTGGCGAGTTCACTACCTGCATATTTTTTACTTCAATAAATTTCATGCAAAATCAAGTGTCTGATAACAACTCTAGTCAACAACCCGATAATTCCTGGATTGCAGAAATAGGTAGA is a genomic window of Fortiea contorta PCC 7126 containing:
- a CDS encoding DUF2817 domain-containing protein, whose amino-acid sequence is MSYASAFSPNYSTARNRFCTAAQSLGCRLETYPIEQNGSDGEELSIDVAMVGSPHPQQIVVVSSGLHGVEGFFGSAVQCALLEEHLVDWSATQGIGLVLLHALNPYGFAWRRRWNEDNVDLNRNFLLPGEEYRGSPEKYHDLNWLFNPTSPPSRFEPFLIKAIATIVRHGITSLTETLPVGQYDFPQGLFFGGHRPSKTYEILQANLTRWIGEATNVVHIDFHTGLGKKATYQLFIDDPPDSAATQWLRENFGHQIVTPDKLKGNAYKIRGGLGSWCQAMFPQCNYHFLTAEFGTYPVLQVVEALRAENRAHFFAPPHHPSPEWTRQRLVEVFVPADLAWREAVVSQGLDLVARAIEALGARAIA
- a CDS encoding glycosyltransferase family 4 protein, yielding MKKHLKISLLVWNLSTNDGFVRASLLQKALNKLGHQVDIIGFLFGNELYRAIPHDAKIHAIKGSTYPSFFLSVSKILQLINGDIIYAIKPQPASFGVGLLKKLYTGKPIILDIDDWELSWHGGDKWHYDFTWKQLARDLLKKGGALTLPNHPLYLQWMEKLVKQANAVTVHTNFLQQRFGGIFVPNGKDTSLFDPTRYDADASRNRYGLSAYRVLMFPGAPRPYKGLEDVLIALDKINQPDLKLVIVGGSPYDNYDEQLTQKWGHWIIKLPNYPADIMPDVIAAAHIIVVPQRDTPETRAQFPLKLTDGMAMAKPVLSTFVGDIPEILGDTGYLVEPNCPEQIADKIQLIFQNLDLANAQGIKARKRCIEKYSIEAMAINLDSVIARL
- a CDS encoding putative nucleotide-diphospho-sugar transferase gives rise to the protein MVTKTRGFMTILTGIYSLQDCIHFLAAIRKFHQEPIIILIDRVPRIFYPLLRAFKNVILKPAPKHENTVLASRLAKISLFTASEFDKTIFLDADICLLTDINDVFEDLDKFDLLLTKDVQPVIAKATNLLRGNQQENLPHVLPTLQALGLPLQEDSIQYNGGFIAFKKTPTTQDFFAKFQDYFNVVTKNQDKLLLRDQGAFAAAIASVKPLIKILPANYNYLSKWKDSYNIEGEIKVLHCTYPYRPQYAKDISRSLYTKIFDQLAQLFLPNQVTNPWRTK
- a CDS encoding helix-turn-helix domain-containing protein, which gives rise to MKVRKVIERDFPGLGARIKQHREADRRSLIQLCAEIDMTPANWYKIENEETKVLPLETLQKIESVLGLDLGVNLDG
- the rplI gene encoding 50S ribosomal protein L9 — encoded protein: MAKRIQLVLNQDVSKLGKLGDLVEVAPGYARNYLIPQKLATHATPGILKQVERRREQERQRQLELRQQALEQKAALEQVSSLKIAKQVGENEAIFGTVTSQDVADAIKAATSQEVDRRGITIPDINHLGTYKAEIKLHSDVTAEVNIEVVAS
- the gloB gene encoding hydroxyacylglutathione hydrolase, whose product is MEVIRLQALADNYIFLLYDSTLNIAAVVDPAEAEPVLQQLTQLNADLVAIFNTHHHRDHVGANLQLIEKFPQLTVYGGSEDRGRIPGQQVFLDDGSRVQFADRIVEVFFVPGHTRAHIAYYFPPKQAGEMGDLFCGDTLFAGGCGRLMEGTPTQMVNSLEKLRALPDNTQVWCAHEYTLKNLQFALTVDGSNTELQKRYHEVQAYRRQGEATVPSLLGVEKLTNPFLRWEQPSLQLAVNSHDAVQTFARIRGLKDKF